The Balaenoptera acutorostrata chromosome 15, mBalAcu1.1, whole genome shotgun sequence genome contains a region encoding:
- the SOX12 gene encoding transcription factor SOX-12, translating to MVQQRGARAKRDGGPPPPGPGPAEEGAREPGWCKTPSGHIKRPMNAFMVWSQHERRKIMDQWPDMHNAEISKRLGRRWQLLQDSEKIPFVREAERLRLKHMADYPDYKYRPRKKSKGAPAKARPRPPGGGGSRLKPGPQLPSRGGRRAAGGPLGGGAAAPEDDDEDDDEELLEVRLVETPGRELWRMVPAGRAARGQAERSQGPSGEGAAVTAASPTPSEDEEPEEEEEEAAATEEGEEETVASGEEPLGFLSRLPPGPAGLDCSALDRDPDLPPPSGTSHFEFPDYCTPEVTEMIAGDWRPSSIADLVFTY from the coding sequence ATGGTGCAGCAGCGGGGCGCGAGGGCCAAGCGGGACGGCGGGCCACCGCCCCCGGGGCCCGGGCCGGCCGAGGAGGGGGCGCGTGAGCCCGGCTGGTGCAAGACCCCGAGCGGCCACATTAAGAGACCGATGAACGCGTTCATGGTGTGGTCGCAGCACGAACGGCGGAAGATCATGGACCAGTGGCCCGACATGCACAACGCCGAGATCTCCAAGCGCCTGGGCCGCCGCTGGCAGCTGCTGCAGGACTCGGAGAAGATCCCGTTCGTGCGGGAGGCGGAGCGGCTGCGCCTCAAGCACATGGCGGATTACCCGGACTACAAGTACCGGCCGCGCAAAAAGAGCAAGGGGGCGCCCGCCAAGGCGCGGCCCCGCCcccccggcggcggcggcagccggCTCAAGCCCGGGCCGCAGCTGCCTAGCCGCGGGGGCCGCCGAGCAGCGGGAGGGCCTTTGGGGGGCGGCGCGGCGGCGCCCGAGGACGACGACGAGGACGACGACGAGGAGCTGCTGGAAGTGCGCCTGGTCGAGACCCCCGGGCGGGAGCTGTGGAGGATGGTCCCGGCGGGGCGGGCCGCCCGGGGACAAGCGGAGCGTTCCCAGGGGCCGTCGGGCGAGGGGGCGGCTGTCACCGCCGCCTCCCCGACTCCGTCGGAGGACGAGGAGccggaggaagaggaggaggaggcggcggcgacGGAGGAAGGCGAAGAGGAGACGGTGGCGTCGGGGGAGGAGCCGCTGGGCTTTCTGTCCAGACTGCCCCCCGGCCCCGCCGGCCTGGACTGCAGCGCCCTGGACCGCGACCCAGACCTGCCGCCCCCCTCGGGCACGTCGCACTTCGAGTTCCCGGACTACTGCACCCCCGAGGTTACCGAGATGATCGCAGGGGACTGGCGCCCGTCTAGCATCGCCGACCTGGTTTTCACCTACTGA
- the NRSN2 gene encoding neurensin-2 isoform X1, with amino-acid sequence MVVALMPTAPPAGGPRMPSCERPCGCSRGPNVEDGKWYGVRSYLHLFYEDCAGTPLSDDPEGPPVLCPHRPWPSLCWKISLSSGTLLLLLGLAALTTGYAVPPKLEGIGEGEFLVLDQRAADYNKALGTCRLAGTVLCGAAGILLAICMFWAMTGWLSQDPKAEPLDTETDGHMEVFGDELEQQLSPIFHDTSGRSWFSPPASHFGQSSVQTIQPKRDF; translated from the exons ATGGTCGTTGCACTGATGCCCACCGCCCCGCCGGCCGGG GGACCCAGGATGCCAAGCTGCGAGCGTCCCTGTGGCTGCAGCCGAGGCCCCAACGTGGAAGATGGCAAGTGGTATGGGGTCCGCTCCTATCTGCACCTCTTCTACGAGGACTGTGCAGGTACCCCCCTCAGCGATGACCCTGAGGGGCCTCCTGTACTGTGCCCTCACCGACCTTGGCCCTCACTGTGCTGGAAG ATCAGCTTATCCTCAGGTACCCTGCTTCTGCTACTGGGGTTGGCAGCCCTGACCACTGGCTATGCAGTGCCCCCCAAGTTGGAGGGCATCGGAGAGGGCGAGTTCCTGGTGTTGGATCAGCGGGCAGCCGACTACAACAAGGCCCTGGGCACCTGCCGCCtggcaggcactgtgctctgCGGGGCAGCCGGGATCTTGCTGGCCATCTGCATGTTCTGGGCCATGACTGGCTGGCTGAGCCAGGACCCCAAGGCAGAACCCTTGGACACTGAAACCGATGGCCACATGGAGGTCTTCGGGGATGAGCTGGAGCAGCAGTTGTCCCCCATTTTCCACGATACCAGTGGCCGGTCTTGGTTCTCACCACCCGCCAGCCACTTTGGGCAATCCTCTGTGCAGACCATCCAGCCCAAGCGGGACTTTTGA
- the ZCCHC3 gene encoding zinc finger CCHC domain-containing protein 3: MATGGGAEEERKRGRTQLLSLARPAARAEEAEGGREKMGWAQVVKNLAEKKGEFRESRPPRREEEGGNGARGGLSAPAGLAAPGLGDFPPAGRGDPKGRRRDPAGEATDARKKKGAAEAGRRKKAEAEAMAAPTKPDAAEDAAERPPQDEQATAGGPAAGPGKGRFLVRICFQGDEGACPTRDFVVGALILRSIGMDPSDIYAVIQIPGSREFDVSFRSAEKLALFLRVYEEKREQEDCWENFVVLGRSKSSLKTLFILFRNETVDVEDIVTWLKRHCDVLAVPVKVTDRFGIWTGEYKCEIELRQGEGGVRHLPGAFFLGAERGYSWYKGQPKTCFKCGSRTHMSGSCTQDRCFRCGEEGHLSPYCRKGIVCNLCGKRGHAFAQCPKAVHNSVAAQLTGVAGH; this comes from the coding sequence ATGGCCACCGGCGGCGGCgcggaggaggagaggaagcggGGGCGGACGCAGCTCCTGTCCCTTGCGCGCCCGGCGGCCCGGGCCGAGGAGGCCGAGGGCGGCCGCGAGAAGATGGGCTGGGCCCAGGTGGTGAAGAACCTGGCCGAGAAGAAGGGCGAGTTCCGCGAGTCGCGGCCTCCGCGGCGGGAGGAGGAGGGCGGTAACGGCGCGCGCGGCGGGCTCAGCGCCCCCGCGGGCCTGGCGGCGCCGGGCCTCGGTGACTTCCCCCCTGCCGGCCGCGGGGACCCGAAGGGCCGCCGGAGAGACCCGGCCGGCGAGGCGACGGACGCCCGCAAGAAGAAGGGCGCAGCCGAGGCGGGCAGGAGGAAGAAGGCCGAAGCGGAGGCCATGGCGGCCCCGACCAAGCCCGACGCGGCCGAAGACGCGGCCGAGCGGCCCCCCCAGGACGAGCAGGCGACGGCGGGTGGCCCCGCGGCGGGCCCGGGCAAGGGCCGCTTCCTCGTGCGCATCTGTTTCCAGGGAGACGAGGGCGCCTGCCCAACCCGGGACTTCGTGGTGGGCGCGCTCATCCTCCGCTCCATCGGCATGGACCCGAGCGACATCTACGCGGTCATTCAGATCCCTGGCAGCCGGGAGTTCGACGTGAGCTTCCGCTCGGCGGAGAAGCTGGCCCTATTCTTACGCGTCTACGAGGAGAAGCGCGAGCAGGAGGACTGCTGGGAGAACTTTGTGGTGCTGGGGCGGAGCAAGTCCAGCTTGAAGACGCTCTTCATCCTCTTCCGGAACGAGACGGTGGACGTGGAGGACATCGTGACCTGGCTCAAGCGCCACTGCGATGTGTTGGCCGTGCCGGTGAAAGTGACCGACAGGTTTGGGATCTGGACCGGGGAGTACAAGTGCGAGATCGAGCTGCGCCAGGGGGAGGGCGGGGTCAGGCACCTGCCGGGGGCCTTCTTCCTGGGGGCCGAGAGGGGCTACAGCTGGTACAAGGGGCAGCCCAAGACGTGCTTTAAATGTGGTTCCCGGACCCACATGAGTGGCAGCTGCACACAGGACAGGTGCTTCAGGTGCGGGGAGGAGGGGCACCTGAGCCCTTACTGCCGGAAGGGCATCGTGTGTAACCTCTGTGGCAAACGAGGACACGCCTTTGCCCAGTGTCCCAAAGCGGTTCACAATTCCGTGGCAGCTCAGCTAACCGGCGTGGCCGGACACTGA
- the NRSN2 gene encoding neurensin-2 isoform X2, translated as MPSCERPCGCSRGPNVEDGKWYGVRSYLHLFYEDCAGTPLSDDPEGPPVLCPHRPWPSLCWKISLSSGTLLLLLGLAALTTGYAVPPKLEGIGEGEFLVLDQRAADYNKALGTCRLAGTVLCGAAGILLAICMFWAMTGWLSQDPKAEPLDTETDGHMEVFGDELEQQLSPIFHDTSGRSWFSPPASHFGQSSVQTIQPKRDF; from the exons ATGCCAAGCTGCGAGCGTCCCTGTGGCTGCAGCCGAGGCCCCAACGTGGAAGATGGCAAGTGGTATGGGGTCCGCTCCTATCTGCACCTCTTCTACGAGGACTGTGCAGGTACCCCCCTCAGCGATGACCCTGAGGGGCCTCCTGTACTGTGCCCTCACCGACCTTGGCCCTCACTGTGCTGGAAG ATCAGCTTATCCTCAGGTACCCTGCTTCTGCTACTGGGGTTGGCAGCCCTGACCACTGGCTATGCAGTGCCCCCCAAGTTGGAGGGCATCGGAGAGGGCGAGTTCCTGGTGTTGGATCAGCGGGCAGCCGACTACAACAAGGCCCTGGGCACCTGCCGCCtggcaggcactgtgctctgCGGGGCAGCCGGGATCTTGCTGGCCATCTGCATGTTCTGGGCCATGACTGGCTGGCTGAGCCAGGACCCCAAGGCAGAACCCTTGGACACTGAAACCGATGGCCACATGGAGGTCTTCGGGGATGAGCTGGAGCAGCAGTTGTCCCCCATTTTCCACGATACCAGTGGCCGGTCTTGGTTCTCACCACCCGCCAGCCACTTTGGGCAATCCTCTGTGCAGACCATCCAGCCCAAGCGGGACTTTTGA